Proteins co-encoded in one Spirosoma endbachense genomic window:
- a CDS encoding tetratricopeptide repeat-containing sensor histidine kinase: protein MKFFSPRSGWWTTAFFLLVLTGGFQSVKAESDTTSIDSLKKQIKLLVQDKQYGQAAQSYDYLGRLYHRLYGYNKYTMDSYFSSLKYYSLMGDSLGYFNEYLVIGDYYTQDYFMQDYAEQYLKKAQQYFERTHNMPKVIECRLGFDNIAHYREPMPPSLMTHLRETERLSVQYKQAFSQAYALNLLANTYSRAKRPDSADYFARRSLLISNRLKVDWLIALNYFYLGLVEQFRQHSLAAIEAYQKSYNISKVENNLGMMRELSRHTADSYSRMGDYKKAYDWSLKTLDFAVQFYTSEQTKSIRLQELDSQIKTLAVEKQLVEEQRRNQNVLNSVLVVGLIISILGVFALVYLRRQQKLINHQQTVIAQQQFRQLELKSLRAMIEGQEGERSRIARDLHDGLGIQLSRIKLFVEAHQDELPVSVKDPLNQFLDEACTETRLISNDLRPYALSTFGLLPALEDLVQKLNLVNKTKLVLDHYGEIPTLGDEASVMIYRVVQELLNNALKHAQAQTVTIQLMVSEETILISVDDDGQGVNFDNLQAKGNGIANIESRIAYLGGQVMWQSEVGKGTSVMISLPMQKLQKTEDQTGIMDFSPHS from the coding sequence ATGAAATTCTTTTCTCCCCGGTCTGGCTGGTGGACCACCGCCTTTTTTTTACTGGTTCTAACGGGCGGGTTTCAATCCGTTAAGGCAGAGTCGGACACGACGTCTATCGATAGTTTGAAAAAGCAGATTAAACTCTTAGTTCAAGATAAGCAATACGGTCAGGCGGCACAGTCGTATGATTACCTGGGCAGGCTATACCATCGGCTGTATGGGTACAATAAGTACACGATGGATTCCTACTTCAGCAGCTTGAAATACTACAGTCTGATGGGTGATTCACTGGGGTATTTTAATGAGTATTTGGTGATAGGAGACTATTACACGCAGGATTATTTCATGCAGGACTATGCCGAACAGTACCTGAAAAAAGCCCAGCAATATTTCGAGCGAACCCACAACATGCCAAAAGTCATTGAATGTCGATTGGGGTTTGACAACATCGCTCACTATAGAGAACCTATGCCACCCAGTTTGATGACTCACCTGCGCGAAACCGAGCGGCTTAGCGTACAATACAAGCAGGCTTTCTCGCAGGCGTATGCCCTTAATCTGCTGGCCAATACATACTCCCGCGCCAAACGGCCCGATTCGGCCGACTATTTTGCCCGCCGAAGTCTACTCATATCCAATCGATTAAAAGTGGACTGGTTAATTGCCCTGAATTACTTTTATCTAGGCCTGGTCGAACAGTTTAGACAACATAGTCTGGCCGCTATTGAAGCCTACCAGAAAAGCTACAACATATCGAAGGTTGAAAACAATCTGGGCATGATGCGGGAATTATCGAGGCACACGGCGGATAGCTACTCGCGTATGGGCGACTATAAAAAGGCATACGACTGGTCATTAAAAACGCTCGATTTCGCGGTTCAGTTTTACACGTCCGAACAGACAAAAAGCATTCGATTGCAGGAATTGGACAGTCAGATCAAGACGCTGGCCGTTGAAAAACAACTGGTTGAAGAACAGAGGCGCAATCAGAACGTATTGAACTCGGTACTGGTTGTTGGCCTGATAATCAGCATTCTAGGGGTGTTTGCTTTGGTATATCTGCGACGCCAGCAAAAGCTAATAAATCACCAGCAAACGGTTATCGCCCAGCAACAGTTCCGACAATTGGAGCTTAAATCGCTACGTGCCATGATCGAAGGGCAGGAAGGCGAACGGAGTCGGATTGCCCGTGACCTACACGATGGTTTAGGTATTCAACTGTCGCGAATCAAACTATTTGTCGAAGCGCATCAGGATGAATTACCAGTATCCGTGAAGGACCCTCTGAACCAGTTTCTGGATGAAGCCTGCACCGAAACCCGCCTGATTTCGAACGACCTGCGCCCGTATGCGCTGTCAACCTTCGGCCTCTTGCCGGCACTGGAAGACCTGGTGCAAAAACTTAATCTGGTTAATAAAACAAAGCTGGTTCTAGACCATTACGGCGAGATCCCGACCCTGGGCGACGAAGCCTCCGTCATGATTTACCGGGTCGTGCAGGAGTTGCTCAATAACGCGCTGAAACACGCACAGGCTCAGACGGTTACTATCCAGCTTATGGTTAGTGAAGAAACGATCCTGATTAGTGTAGATGACGATGGCCAGGGGGTAAATTTCGATAACCTGCAAGCAAAAGGAAATGGCATCGCCAACATTGAATCCCGTATTGCCTACCTAGGCGGGCAGGTCATGTGGCAAAGCGAAGTC
- a CDS encoding response regulator transcription factor, producing MIRVLIADDHNVFVEGIDSLISGSLDIKVTERCYSVPSVMERLSQTAIDVVLLDISFPHIEDGLGLCEYIARTYPETKVVALTMHDDASLIKRVVKKGAKGYLLKNTTKTELLQAIQAVHHEKQYFNESITQILLNDSPKSRRPTVGVGVKPNLSPRETEVLTHIAQGLTTQQMATQLFVSAKAIEFHRSSLLMKFGVPNTALLIKTAMEMQFID from the coding sequence ATGATACGAGTTCTCATCGCGGATGACCATAATGTCTTTGTCGAAGGCATCGATTCGCTTATTTCAGGATCGCTGGACATTAAGGTAACCGAGCGCTGCTATTCGGTTCCCTCAGTTATGGAACGATTGAGCCAGACGGCGATTGACGTCGTGTTACTTGATATTTCGTTTCCCCACATAGAGGACGGCCTCGGCCTTTGCGAGTATATTGCCCGTACATACCCGGAAACGAAAGTGGTGGCACTTACCATGCATGACGATGCCAGTCTTATTAAGCGGGTCGTGAAAAAAGGGGCAAAAGGCTATTTGCTAAAGAATACAACGAAGACGGAGTTGCTACAGGCCATTCAGGCGGTTCACCATGAGAAGCAATATTTTAACGAGTCGATCACGCAAATTCTGCTGAACGACAGCCCCAAGTCCAGACGGCCAACGGTCGGTGTTGGCGTAAAGCCAAACCTCAGCCCCCGCGAAACGGAAGTGCTGACCCACATTGCGCAGGGATTGACAACCCAGCAGATGGCCACTCAGTTGTTTGTGAGCGCCAAGGCGATCGAATTTCACCGTAGTAGTCTACTGATGAAGTTTGGCGTTCCCAATACAGCTCTACTCATAAAGACGGCGATGGAGATGCAATTCATTGACTAA
- a CDS encoding PadR family transcriptional regulator codes for MKKTVLGELEELVLLVVAASTEDVYGVPVREELQRQTGRNFTISAVHTTLYRLEEKGFLLSSVGGATAERGGRSKRLFALTAEGGRVLREIQQMRTRLWQAIPESKFQLLGI; via the coding sequence ATGAAAAAGACCGTATTGGGCGAGCTCGAAGAGTTAGTGTTGCTAGTGGTGGCCGCCAGTACTGAGGACGTTTATGGAGTGCCCGTCCGGGAAGAACTCCAACGGCAAACCGGCCGCAACTTCACTATCAGTGCGGTGCATACCACCCTCTACCGACTCGAAGAAAAAGGATTTCTACTTTCTTCCGTGGGTGGAGCCACCGCCGAGCGGGGTGGACGAAGCAAACGGCTGTTTGCCCTCACTGCCGAAGGAGGGAGAGTGCTCCGGGAAATCCAGCAGATGCGCACTCGACTTTGGCAGGCTATTCCCGAAAGCAAGTTTCAACTCTTGGGTATTTAA
- a CDS encoding YybH family protein produces MTNQEQIEQLIRGQELAVQQKNIDGAMANYSADVVSFDVINTLQKIGLQACRERLESWLAQFPGPVSYHIEKLSVMASDELGFGYSFNHVKGALANGDAIDMRWRSTICLSKQNDQWLITHEHSSVPFDPHSGQALIKLEE; encoded by the coding sequence ATGACAAACCAAGAACAAATTGAACAACTCATTCGAGGCCAAGAACTGGCCGTTCAACAGAAGAATATCGATGGGGCCATGGCCAACTATTCAGCGGATGTTGTCTCGTTCGATGTGATCAATACGCTACAAAAAATAGGCCTGCAGGCCTGCCGGGAGCGCCTGGAAAGCTGGCTAGCTCAGTTTCCTGGACCTGTTTCCTACCACATTGAAAAGCTTTCAGTCATGGCCAGCGACGAGCTTGGCTTTGGGTATTCCTTTAATCATGTCAAGGGGGCACTGGCCAATGGCGATGCAATTGATATGCGTTGGCGGTCAACGATTTGCTTGAGCAAACAGAACGACCAATGGCTCATTACTCACGAGCACAGTTCGGTGCCGTTTGATCCTCACAGCGGGCAAGCATTGATCAAGCTAGAAGAGTAA